The window GCGCTTTATGGTTATTCTTAAAACACCCAAACCAATTTTTAAGTGCTGGAAGTACAAGCGGAGGCATAAATTTACGAGATGCAATCGGAAAATTTGGAGTGCCCGAATTGTTGGGAAACCCAGATAAGGACAGTGAAATTTGGTCTAAATATTCTGTAGTCAGTAACATCGATAAACTAGCCGGAACAGGAAAAGCATTTATTTTTGATTGTGGATCAGGCGATTTTTTCTATCAATCTAACAATGCATTAAAACAGAAATGCGATAGCCTAAAACTTAACGCGACATATATTTCTCAACCGGGCACACACAATGCAGCCTATTGGAAAAAGTCGATTAAACAGCAATTTGATTTCTTTGATAAACAGATAATTCTCAATGAAACTCAACCTAAAATCAATTGATCAACCCTTTTCTAACGAGATAATTATTAGTGGAAAAACCTATCTATATTTTGGGGGAACAGCTTACTTAGGTATTCCTCAAAATGAGGAGTTTACAGGTTTATATATCGAAGGAATAACAAAATTTGGGTTTAATAATGGCACAAGCAGAAGTAATAATATTCAATTAAGCATTTATGATGAAGCTGAAGAGGTTGCTGCAAAAAGATTTAAAGCAGAAAGCACTTTAATTACTTCGAGTGGCTATTTAGCCGCTCAGCTAACGGTTAAAGAATTCTCCAGTTTTGGAAAAGTAATTTATGCGCCAGGAACTCATCCTGCATTATGGCTCGAAAACCAACCTCAAAGTGTAAATTCTTTTAATGAGTGGATACAAGAAACGGTCGATTTAATAAATTTTTCGAATGAGGAAAACTGGGTAATCATTAGCAATTCGATGAATAACTTATTTCCGGAGATCTATGATTTCAGCGCCTTAAAAATTATTCAATCCAAAAAAAATGTCGTTTTAATCGTAGATGATTCTCATGGAATTGGTGTTAATAATAATAGCTTAGGCGCTTTTTATAAATTACCACAGCAAAATAACATTGAATGTATCGTTGTTGCTTCGATGGCTAAAGCGTTGGGTGTTGATGCAGGTTTAATTTTGGGATCACGAAAAATAATTAGTCAACTTAAAAATACCAATGTATTTGTAGGCGCATCGCCTCCGGCTGCGGCAGGACTATACGCATTTATTAACGCCGAAAAAATCT is drawn from Pedobacter mucosus and contains these coding sequences:
- a CDS encoding aminotransferase class I/II-fold pyridoxal phosphate-dependent enzyme, coding for MKLNLKSIDQPFSNEIIISGKTYLYFGGTAYLGIPQNEEFTGLYIEGITKFGFNNGTSRSNNIQLSIYDEAEEVAAKRFKAESTLITSSGYLAAQLTVKEFSSFGKVIYAPGTHPALWLENQPQSVNSFNEWIQETVDLINFSNEENWVIISNSMNNLFPEIYDFSALKIIQSKKNVVLIVDDSHGIGVNNNSLGAFYKLPQQNNIECIVVASMAKALGVDAGLILGSRKIISQLKNTNVFVGASPPAAAGLYAFINAEKIYKTAFKKLQVNIKSLIKSLNDHWKFEPGFPAFLIDNAKIEQRLLAQQILISSFPYPSKTSNPINRVVLSSWHNEENIEQLVAAIQIAAEH